The sequence below is a genomic window from Haloferax mediterranei ATCC 33500.
CGACTATCTCCGGTCAGCCCCCGATTTTTACTGTCCTCGGCCGACGCTAGCGAGGACGACGACTCCGTTCGTTAGTCGTCTTTCCACTTGATGGAACAGCCCTGCGACGGGGTCTCTTCGACAGGAATATCCTCGCCAGCGAGGAGAGATTCGACCGCATCGCGCATCTCGTAGTCCGTGACCTCGTCGTCGGGACTCATCGCGTCGTCGATGCGGGAGTGGAACACGAGTTCGAAGCCGTCGTCGGTGTTCTCGAAGAGGAATGGGTCAGGTGTACAAACTGCCCCGTATTCGGCGGCGACGTCCTGTGACTCGTCTCGGAGGTACGCGGTGTACTGAATCGTGCCGTCGTCGGCGAGTTCTTTCATCCGGTCGAAGGAGTCGTCGGGGTACGCCTCGGCGTCGTTCGGGTTGATTCCGACGACCGCGAGGTCGTCGTAGACCTCGGCGAGGTGGTTCAGTTCGTCGAACTTCGCCTGCGCATACGGGCAGTGGTTACACGTAAACACCACGAGCACGGCACCGTAGCCCTCGAACGACGACAACGAGTAGGTTTCTCCGTCGGTTCCGGGGAGTTCGAAGTCGGGCGCGGTGTCACCGTGTTCGAGTTCCGAATCGGATTCCAAGAGTACCATGTCGCGGGCTACGCCCGCGAGAGACAAAGCCGTTGCCCGCGAGGTGTGCGAGATAGGTATCCAGTAACGGGGGGACGAGTAGCCAGTAACGGTGGTTTCTCGACGGGATTCGTTACTCGACGGAGACGAGGAAGACAGCGACGACGGCGAAGGCGATGCCGGCCACTTTTCGAATCGTCACGGGTTCGCCGAGCGCGATGATGCCGACGACCGACGAGACGGCGAGGAACATCCCGAAAATAGGTGCGACGATGGAGACGGGACCGAGCGCGAGCGCCCGGTAGTACGAGAGGATACCGACGGCCAGACAGACGCCAGCGAGGAGGACGTATGGGAG
It includes:
- a CDS encoding EamA family transporter; translated protein: MNYISWAVIALGAYSLVAPLMKVATTGQGKIPSDVAALVANGVLVTATIGVIVVSGQNVSDSVVSSKLPYVLLAGVCLAVGILSYYRALALGPVSIVAPIFGMFLAVSSVVGIIALGEPVTIRKVAGIAFAVVAVFLVSVE
- a CDS encoding thioredoxin family protein produces the protein MVLLESDSELEHGDTAPDFELPGTDGETYSLSSFEGYGAVLVVFTCNHCPYAQAKFDELNHLAEVYDDLAVVGINPNDAEAYPDDSFDRMKELADDGTIQYTAYLRDESQDVAAEYGAVCTPDPFLFENTDDGFELVFHSRIDDAMSPDDEVTDYEMRDAVESLLAGEDIPVEETPSQGCSIKWKDD